The segment GAGTAGCTAAATGCTCAAATCTACACTGCAACAGACCGATCCGGAAATCTACAACATCATTCAGGAAGAAGCCGAACGCCAGGAATATGGCATCGAGCTCATCGCTTCTGAAAACTACACCTCCAAGGCCGTCATGGAAGCCATGGGCTCCGTGCTGACCAACAAGTACAGCGAAGGCTATGTGGGCAAGCGCTACTACGGTGGTAACGAAGTGATCGACAAGATGGAAGCATTGGCCATCGAACGTTGCAAGAAACTCTTTGGTTGCGACCATGTGAACATCCAGCCGCTGTCCGGTTCTCCGGCCAACGCTGCCGTGTACTTCGCCGTCCTCAAACCGGGCGACAAGGTCCTCGGCCTCAAGCTCGACCACGGTGGACACCTTTCTCACGGCCATCCGGTGAACTTCTCCGGCATGCTCTACAACTTCGTGCAGTACGAAGTCGATAAGGAAACTGGCCGCATCGACATGGACAAGGTCCGCGAAATTGCTCTCCGCGAAAAGCCGAAGATGATCCTCGCCGGTTTCTCTGCCTACAGCCGTAACCTCGACTGGAAGCGCTTCAAGGAAATCGCTGACGAAGTCGGCGCCCTCACCATGGCCGACATTTCTCACGTCGCTGGCCTCATCGCCGGTAAGGCAATCGATTCTCCGGTGCCGTACTTCGACATCGTGACGACCACGACCCACAAGACTCTCCGTGGCCCGCGTTCCGCTATCATCATGTGCAAGGACCGCACCATCCAGAAGATGGTGAAGGGCGAACTCAAGGAAGTTTCCCTGGCCAAGGAAATCGACAAGGGCGTGTTCCCGGGCATGCAGGGTGGTCCGCACGACCACATCAACGCCGGTAAGGCCGTTGCATTCCTCGAAGCTTTGCAGCCGGAATTCCAGACCTACGCGAAGAACGTCATCAAGAACGCTCAGGCCATGTGTGCCGAAATGCAGAAACTCGGCTACAAGGTGATTAGCGATGGCACCGACAACCACCTCATCGTTGTCGATATGACTTCCAAGGGCGTTTCCGGTAAGGAAGCCGAAGTGGCCATGGAAAAGGTCGGCATCTCCTGCAGCCGTTCTACCATCCCGTTCGATCCGCGCAAGCCGATGGACCCGTCCGGTGTGCGTCTCGGTACTGCCGCTATCACGACCCGTGGCTTCGACGAAGAAGACACCCGCGAAGTGGCTCGCATTATCGACCGCGCCATCCAGGCCAAGGACGACGATGCCGCTCTCGCCAAGATCCGCGAAGAAATCGTGGCTCTCTGCAAGAAGCACCCGCTTTATAAATAACCGCTCGCGCTAGACTAGGGGATTAAATTGCTCCGGTCTGCGCTCGCTCTCGCAACCACGCCTCGTTAATACGAGGCGTTTGTTGCTCACAATCGTAACCGCTCGTGCGCAATAAACGAGCGCGGCTGTTAATAGAAATTTGCCCCGGCACACCGCCGGGGCTTTTTGCCTTTGGCAAGGAAAATGTATATTCATAGAATTCACAAGGATTTTCTATGAATCGTTCTTTTGCCATTATTGCTTTGCTTGCGTTGTTGTTTGCGACGGACGCTCTTTGCGGCATCTTGACTGATTCTCGTGATGGTCAAACTTACAGGACGGTGAAAATCGGCAATCAGGTTTGGATGGCGGAGAACTTGAACTACGAGACAGCAAATTCCTACTGCTACAAGGATAGCGTGTCCAACTGCACCAAGTACGGTCGCCTTTACACTTGGGCTGCTGCGAAAACCGCTTGTCCGAGCGGCTGGCATTTGCCGACAGAGGTCGAATTTAAAGAGCTAGTTTCTACTGTTGGCGGTTCTAGTACAGCAGGCAAGATGCTCAAGTCCACTAGCGGCTGGGATGACGATGAAGGGGAAAGCGGCAATGGTACGGATGCCTACTTGTTCACGGCGTTGCCTGCTGGCGAATGGTCCGACAACGGTGGGATTTACCGTGAAGAGGGCCTTTATGCGTTCTTCTGGGGTTCTACTGATGATGGTATCGCGTACAGTATGAACTTGCACTACCACGACGACATTGCAGGCCTGGGTAACGGCAACAAGGACACCGGACACTCTGTCCGTTGTATCAAAGGTTTAGAGGTGAAAAAGAGAACGACGCTCGTAGGGATTTTTATATCATTCTGTCAATATATAATGTGGTGTCTAAAATACCTTTTTTGACCAAATAAGCTAAAGTAAATTGGCCCTCGGTTCAAAGCCGGGGGCTTTTTCTTATATTTCAAGTAAATAACAGGAGGAAATATGCGTTCCCTTTGGCTTGGAATTCTTGCTTGTGCGGCGATGCTTGCTGCCTGCGGTGACGACGATAGCGATTTTGTGACACGTCCTTCGGGCGGTTCGTCTTCGAGTTTGTGTAAGGACTGCGACGACGGGTCTTCGTCCAGTAAAAAGCAGGGAGATGGCGGCTCGGATGCCGCCATGACGAACAGTTCGGCGAAGTCTTCTTCTAGTTCTGTGACTTTGGCTATTCCGTGTAAGACCGATAGTACAGATATATGCGAGTATAAATTGTGGCCTGATAGCGACGCGACTATCACGTCCGTCACCATTGGCTCCCAGATCTGGATGGATGATAATTTGAGTAATGGAACCAAATCCAGATATACGAATTGGTCAGATGCGGTGGGAGAACGTCTTGAGGATGACTGTAATAGCTGGTTGTGCAACCCAGGATTAGGCGTTTTTCGTGGTGCGTGCCCAGAAGGCTGGCATCTGCCGGATACTACTGAATGGAATACGCTAATCGCTGCTGTAGGCGGTAGGTATAATGCTGGATCCCTGATGAGTTTGTGGAATGAGTATCCTTGGCGATGCGGAAAAACTCCAGATGCCTATGGTTTTTCGGCGAGAATGGATGGTATGGTGTATGCAGATGGTTTTACTTCCGGGAAAGGTTATTATGCTGTATTTTGGAGTGCTACAGAACGCAATGAAAATCAAGCATATGCTATAAGTTTATCATGCACCGGAGACTCCGCGTCTTGGGAATACTATGGCAAGAACTCGAGGATTATGGTTCGCTGTTTGAAGGATGACCCTTCGGATAAAAAAATTGATATCTCGTCGCTTGGATGCAGAACGGAAACTGAAGATAACTGCGAATACGGCGAATTGATAGATTCCCGCGATGGCCAGGCATACAAAACCGTGAAAATTGATACCCTGTGGTGGATGGCGGAGAATTTGAATTATGAGACGGATAGCAGTTTCTGTTATGAAGATTCCTCCGAATATTGCGAAAAAAAAGGGCGTCTTTACGTATGGGAAGATGCTGATACGGCTTGCCCTGAGGGGTGGCATTTGCCCAGTGCTTTAGATGTTGAAGACCTGTATCAAACCGCTGGAGGAAAATTTGTGGCGGGTAAACTTCTGAAAACGACTACTTTTAAAGATCGCGTAGGTACGGATGCTTTTGGTTTTTCGGCGTTGCCGGCTGGTCTTAGGAATGCTGATAATGGAAATTTTAGTTGGGGGGAATATCTTGCATATATGTGGACGTCTCTGAGTTACTCTAATTCGAAGGCCTGGGGTATAAGATTTAGTTATCGTTTAGATGAAGTTGAAACAGATGAATATGATAAGTTTGATGCTTTATCCGTCCGTTGCGTTAAGGACTAACTTTAGGAGGAAATATGCGTTCCCTTTGGCTTGGAATTCTTGCTTGTGCGGCGATGCTTG is part of the Fibrobacter sp. UWR2 genome and harbors:
- the glyA gene encoding serine hydroxymethyltransferase, yielding MLKSTLQQTDPEIYNIIQEEAERQEYGIELIASENYTSKAVMEAMGSVLTNKYSEGYVGKRYYGGNEVIDKMEALAIERCKKLFGCDHVNIQPLSGSPANAAVYFAVLKPGDKVLGLKLDHGGHLSHGHPVNFSGMLYNFVQYEVDKETGRIDMDKVREIALREKPKMILAGFSAYSRNLDWKRFKEIADEVGALTMADISHVAGLIAGKAIDSPVPYFDIVTTTTHKTLRGPRSAIIMCKDRTIQKMVKGELKEVSLAKEIDKGVFPGMQGGPHDHINAGKAVAFLEALQPEFQTYAKNVIKNAQAMCAEMQKLGYKVISDGTDNHLIVVDMTSKGVSGKEAEVAMEKVGISCSRSTIPFDPRKPMDPSGVRLGTAAITTRGFDEEDTREVARIIDRAIQAKDDDAALAKIREEIVALCKKHPLYK
- a CDS encoding fibrobacter succinogenes major paralogous domain-containing protein — protein: MNRSFAIIALLALLFATDALCGILTDSRDGQTYRTVKIGNQVWMAENLNYETANSYCYKDSVSNCTKYGRLYTWAAAKTACPSGWHLPTEVEFKELVSTVGGSSTAGKMLKSTSGWDDDEGESGNGTDAYLFTALPAGEWSDNGGIYREEGLYAFFWGSTDDGIAYSMNLHYHDDIAGLGNGNKDTGHSVRCIKGLEVKKRTTLVGIFISFCQYIMWCLKYLF
- a CDS encoding FISUMP domain-containing protein, whose product is MRSLWLGILACAAMLAACGDDDSDFVTRPSGGSSSSLCKDCDDGSSSSKKQGDGGSDAAMTNSSAKSSSSSVTLAIPCKTDSTDICEYKLWPDSDATITSVTIGSQIWMDDNLSNGTKSRYTNWSDAVGERLEDDCNSWLCNPGLGVFRGACPEGWHLPDTTEWNTLIAAVGGRYNAGSLMSLWNEYPWRCGKTPDAYGFSARMDGMVYADGFTSGKGYYAVFWSATERNENQAYAISLSCTGDSASWEYYGKNSRIMVRCLKDDPSDKKIDISSLGCRTETEDNCEYGELIDSRDGQAYKTVKIDTLWWMAENLNYETDSSFCYEDSSEYCEKKGRLYVWEDADTACPEGWHLPSALDVEDLYQTAGGKFVAGKLLKTTTFKDRVGTDAFGFSALPAGLRNADNGNFSWGEYLAYMWTSLSYSNSKAWGIRFSYRLDEVETDEYDKFDALSVRCVKD